Proteins from one uncultured Cohaesibacter sp. genomic window:
- a CDS encoding cytochrome c, with translation MKKTFLFAATLLLTAPLALGPRAHAHDGATGIVEERMHSMKEMGKAVRALKAMVQEPESYDAQAVRKQARLIKQLAGQNLIDQFPEGSLQKPTHAKPEIWADWERFSQLSSQLESYAGGLALTADNGLMMDGSMMEGAGHMENMMGTDVPASDQLGQMPADGVFTMMVETCAACHMEFRARKP, from the coding sequence ATGAAAAAGACGTTTCTTTTTGCAGCAACTCTGCTGCTGACAGCTCCCCTTGCGTTGGGGCCGAGGGCGCATGCCCATGATGGTGCAACAGGCATTGTCGAAGAACGTATGCATTCAATGAAGGAAATGGGCAAAGCTGTGCGCGCACTCAAAGCTATGGTGCAAGAGCCAGAGTCTTATGATGCACAGGCTGTCCGCAAACAGGCTCGGCTTATCAAACAGCTCGCTGGTCAAAATCTCATCGACCAGTTTCCTGAAGGATCACTGCAAAAGCCCACCCACGCCAAGCCGGAAATATGGGCTGACTGGGAGCGTTTTTCTCAGTTGTCCAGCCAGCTAGAAAGCTATGCAGGCGGGTTAGCACTTACGGCGGACAATGGGCTGATGATGGATGGTTCCATGATGGAAGGAGCTGGGCATATGGAGAATATGATGGGCACAGATGTCCCTGCGTCCGATCAACTCGGCCAGATGCCAGCCGACGGCGTCTTCACCATGATGGTTGAGACTTGTGCTGCCTGCCACATGGAATTCCGGGCCAGAAAACCATAA